The Wansuia hejianensis genomic interval GTACATAAAACAATAAAAACACTTTTAAATCAGTCATTTAAGCCAAATAAAATAATACTCTGGTTGGCTGATGAACAATTTCCTAATCATGTAATTCCAAATACACTAAATGAACTTTTACAGTACGGATTAGATATTATGTGGTGTGATAATATTAGGTCATATAAGAAACTAATTCCAGCACTGGAGTTATATCCTGACGCCATTATTGTTACGGCAGATGATGATAATTATTATAGTAAAAATTGGCTGGAAAAGTTGATAGACTCGTATAAAATGTATCCAACAGCAATATCAGCACATAAAGTAACTAAATTCTATATGGATAATGATGAATGGACCTGGAATGCTGGTGGGAGAGATTATTATAACACACCATCATTCTTAAATAAGTTGGTAGGTGTTGGCGGTGTATTGTATCCACCGAAGTGTTTATATAAAGATATTGACAATAGAGATTTGTTTATGAAATTGGCATCTACTAATGACGATCAATGGTTTTGGTTTATGGCTATATTAAAAGGAACACCTATAGTTGTTGTAACTGATCCGATAATTCATGCGAAGCCTGTTGAGGGAACTTTATCAAGTGGACTCTGGACCGTAAATGATTCTGAAGAAGGGAACTTTGCCAAGCAGTTTAATTCACTTATTGATTATTATCCTATGGCCAATGAGAAAATGAAAAAGGAATATTTACAACGGTTGGAGGAAATTTAAATGTCGTTTCTAAAACGTATGAGAAGTTTTGCTTTTACAAAGTTTTTTTATTATAGATTTAAGAATACCCCAGTAGAAAAATGGGGACATATAATTGACCAGCAGTTTTTTTTGTTAAAACGAGAGAAAATGAATTGGAAAAATCCAGAAACATTTGATCAAAAGATTCAGTGGCTAAAATTAAATGATGATAGTGAGCTCAGAACTAGATTAACTGATAAATATGAAGTTAGAAAATGGGTTAAGAATATAATAGGTGAAGAATATTTAGTTAAGCTCTTGGGGAGATGGAACAAGCCGGAAGATATTGATTTTGATTCTTTGCCTAACAAATTTGTTTTAAAAACAAATCATGGATGTGGGTGTAATTATATTGTTACAGACAAAACGAAAGTTGATCGATCAGATATACATAAAAAATTTAATAAATGGTTATCAATTAATTATGCTTACTTTTGTGGAGAATTACAATATAAGGACATTAAGCCTTGTATTATTGCTGAAGAATATATTGCAGATATCGATGGAGAAATA includes:
- a CDS encoding ATP-grasp fold amidoligase family protein, translated to MSFLKRMRSFAFTKFFYYRFKNTPVEKWGHIIDQQFFLLKREKMNWKNPETFDQKIQWLKLNDDSELRTRLTDKYEVRKWVKNIIGEEYLVKLLGRWNKPEDIDFDSLPNKFVLKTNHGCGCNYIVTDKTKVDRSDIHKKFNKWLSINYAYFCGELQYKDIKPCIIAEEYIADIDGEIPDYKVWCFNGKAEYIMYLSERSKGLKMAFYNREWEKQDFVYSYIKNEAVIPRPKQLEKLIALAEALSAGFCHVRVDFYILKSGQIKFGEMTFSSAGGKSKWNPREADLKLGTFLKLPNS